A genomic window from Bdellovibrio sp. SKB1291214 includes:
- a CDS encoding substrate-binding periplasmic protein, which produces MKLVFLVLLLVCTVSQAQTLRVGAVHGPPHILVDGPVPSGPGYEFFEKYVFPALKKKFQLAVIWKSSPFKRELNELQNNQLDMIFFIVKTAEREKILYYSAEPFLTEAPGIIVAKNAHKGKHSLSIKEFKGKTIGQMAGSSIPEYMPANGVTTFYLSGADWARGFQI; this is translated from the coding sequence ATGAAACTCGTGTTCCTAGTTCTTTTGCTTGTTTGTACCGTAAGCCAGGCGCAAACCTTGCGAGTGGGTGCTGTTCATGGTCCGCCTCACATATTGGTTGATGGACCTGTTCCCAGCGGCCCTGGCTATGAGTTTTTCGAAAAATATGTTTTCCCAGCTTTAAAAAAGAAATTCCAGCTTGCTGTCATATGGAAAAGCTCTCCATTCAAAAGAGAATTGAACGAACTTCAGAACAATCAGCTGGATATGATTTTCTTTATCGTAAAAACCGCGGAGAGAGAAAAGATTCTATACTATTCGGCAGAGCCATTCTTGACGGAGGCCCCGGGTATTATCGTTGCGAAAAATGCCCACAAAGGTAAACACTCTCTTTCCATCAAAGAATTCAAAGGCAAAACCATCGGTCAAATGGCTGGATCTTCGATTCCTGAATACATGCCCGCCAACGGGGTGACCACATTTTATCTCTCCGGTGCAGATTGGGCGAGAGGCTTTCAAATTTAG
- a CDS encoding substrate-binding periplasmic protein, producing MRTLCLFILLVCTTGHAQTVLRMGAIASPPHVTDAEATPPKGKLIDFLLKVILPSVIEKHHLRIEWHSAPLKRQFRDLEVHNLDVLLLVLKTPEREKAYNYSAEPLIQEPAAMIVNKDDYKNRNSVSIKDFKGKTIGLLGGALVPEFVKTHDIKSISIAGEDAGERIPNLIETKRIDGGFVYLKSIGDGVAKSSQGERLKAVTIVDLPVYSLYIAYSKKVPAKIRAQIDAQLRQHLYEYKYK from the coding sequence AGTGTGTACGACAGGTCACGCGCAGACAGTCTTGCGTATGGGAGCCATCGCCTCTCCACCCCATGTGACTGATGCCGAAGCAACACCTCCTAAAGGCAAGCTCATTGATTTCTTGTTAAAAGTTATTTTGCCTTCTGTCATAGAAAAGCATCATCTGAGAATCGAGTGGCATAGTGCCCCTTTAAAAAGGCAATTTCGCGACTTGGAAGTCCATAATTTGGATGTTTTATTGCTGGTGCTAAAGACACCTGAGCGAGAAAAAGCCTACAATTATTCAGCTGAACCACTCATTCAAGAGCCCGCAGCCATGATCGTTAATAAAGATGATTATAAGAATAGAAATTCCGTGTCCATTAAGGACTTTAAGGGGAAAACAATCGGATTATTGGGCGGAGCTTTGGTCCCTGAATTCGTAAAAACTCACGATATTAAAAGTATTTCTATTGCCGGTGAGGATGCGGGTGAAAGGATTCCGAACTTAATCGAAACAAAAAGGATTGACGGAGGTTTCGTTTACTTGAAATCAATCGGTGATGGTGTCGCAAAATCCAGCCAGGGAGAAAGACTGAAAGCAGTCACGATCGTCGATCTTCCCGTTTACTCACTTTATATTGCTTATAGTAAAAAAGTTCCCGCAAAGATTCGTGCTCAAATAGATGCCCAACTTCGTCAGCATCTGTACGAATATAAATACAAGTAG